One window of the Melanotaenia boesemani isolate fMelBoe1 chromosome 14, fMelBoe1.pri, whole genome shotgun sequence genome contains the following:
- the LOC121653454 gene encoding uncharacterized protein LOC121653454 isoform X2, translating into MPASTDTKQEHRSPERDRDGSDDEEDEDEIQEVHITEEEEEEDKDPARDGVEFEWESGSTDVDSSGSAADMHAVVMRSTDRGQREEEADSISSRTPSGLESNPDEDLQWAERNRLSENTRLATRYAVRIFREYLSEKAQNPDFETLDKNALCAVLRSFYAEARSKSGQVYSKSSLISIRSSLNRYLNDPPYCRTLDLTKDPELRSANLTLAAVIRRLEEQGAGPVVQKQAITRSDLQKLYDSSVFNSDTPFGLLNKVWFETCMYFCTRGRENQRELEEDSFGLAVDEDGKKFVYFKALGPYHKSRSAAWTKKHPETDEDTLPRMYETGTDKCPYASFVQYVSKRNPVCRAFFQRPRDHCCASDVTWYENKAIGKNLLGTRMQMLSRAAKLSKTYTNHCIGAVSIATLNSIVGAKGFRVTTTLYVASETANGHAQSHFRLAIPYVHQLSDDSDIHSLRITTDTSETKFKPSSPSTAARRACAEEDAAAPSAKKLCTRPVEREKSPEERKEKELVPLRAAESHMTPPDLRSSTQDSRGSSSMLTHQLASMSPLGSTGIPTSAKLTKTNAPVHIDVGGHMYTSSLATLTRYPESRIGRLFDGTEPIVLDSLKQHYFIDRDGPMFRYILNFLRTSKLLIPEDFKVSVCRAWIRNIPCCMRRPLSSSLLLYRLSWTDGGLSRSARGSVKSVSASWFT; encoded by the exons ATGCCTGCCAGCACAGACACGAAGCAGGAACATAGGAGCCCTGAAAGGGATAGAGATGGGAGTGAcgatgaggaagatgaagatgagatTCAAGAGGTCCATAtcactgaggaagaggaggaggaggacaaggaTCCTGCTAGAGATGGTGTGGAGTTTGAGTGGGAGTCAGGTAGCACAGATGTGGACTCAAGTGGTTCTGCCGCGGACATGCATGCAGTCGTTATGCGGAGTACGGACCGAGGACAGCGGGAAGAAGAGGCGGACTCGATAAGCAGCAGAACCCCTTCTGGGCTGGAGTCTAACCCAGATGAGGACCTCCAGTGGGCAGAGCGGAATAGGCTGAGCGAAAACACCCGACTGGCCACCCGGTATGCAGTGAGGATCTTCAGAGAGTACCTCAGTGAAAAAGCCCAAAATCCAGACTTTGAAACTCTGGACAAGAATGCGCTCTGCGCTGTGCTGCGCTCTTTTTATGCTGAGGCGCGCTCCAAAAGTGGACAGGTGTACAGCAAGTCCTCCCTCATCAGCATCAGAAGTTCATTGAACCGATACCTAAACGACCCCCCTTACTGCCGTACCTTAGACCTCACCAAAGACCCGGAGCTGCGCAGCGCCAATCTGACCCTGGCTGCGGTGATACGGAGGCTGGAGGAGCAAGGCGCCGGTCCCGTGGTGCAGAAACAAGCCATCACGCGCTCAGATCTACAGAAATTATACGACTCCTCTGTCTTCAACAGCGACACTCCGTTCGGACTCCTAAACAAAGTTTGGTTCGAGACTTGTATGTATTTCTGCACCAGGGGCAGAGAGAACCAACGGGAGCTGGAGGAGGACTCGTTCGGTTTGGCCGTGGATGAAGATGGGAAAAAGTTTGTCTATTTTAAGGCTCTTGGACCGTACCACAAGTCCCGCTCCGCAGCCTGGACCAAGAAGCATCCAGAAACAGATGAGGATACCTTGCCACGAATGTACGAGACTGGTACAGATAAGTGCCCATATGCAAGTTTTGTCCAGTACGTGTCCAAACGGAACCCAGTCTGCAGGGCATTCTTTCAGCGCCCCAGGGACCACTGCTGCGCGAGCGATGTGACGTGGTATGAGAACAAAGCCATCGGAAAAAACCTGTTGGGCACAAGGATGCAGATGTTATCGCGCGCTGCCAAGCTCTCCAAGACTTACACTAACCACTGCATCGGCGCCGTGTCCATAGCAACGCTCAACAGCATCGTGGGTGCCAAGGGCTTCAGAGTGACAACCACGCTTTACGTTGCCTCGGAGACAGCCAACGGCCACGCGCAGTCCCACTTCCGCTTGGCTATACCGTACGTGCACCAGCTCAGCGATGATTCGGATATTCATTCGCTTCGGATAACAACAGACACATCAGAAACGAAATTTAagccatcatcaccatcaacgGCAGCGAGGAGAGCCTGCGCCGAGGAGGATGCAGCAGCTCCCTCTGCCAAGAAGCTGTGCACGCGCCCTGTGGAGCGCGAGAAGTCGCCAGAGGAGCGGAAGGAGAAAGAGTTAGTGCCTTTAAGGGCCGCGGAGTCTCACATGACACCCCCGGACCTCCGATCGTCGACACAG GACAGCcgtggcagcagcagcatgttgaCTCACCAGCTGGCCTCCATGTCTCCTCTGGGGTCTACAGGTATTCCCACATCTGCCAAGCTCACCAAGACAAATGCACCGGTCCACATTGACGTAGGGGGACACATGTACACCAGTAGCCTGGCCACCCTCACCAGGTACCCAGAATCAAG AATCGGTCGTCTCTTTGATGGAACGGAGCCCATAGTGTTGGACAGCCTGAAGCAGCACTATTTCATCGATCGAGATGGCCCAATGTTCCGCTACATACTTAACTTTCTCCGGACCTCTAAACTCCTCATCCCTGAGGACTTTAAAGTGAGTGTCTGTAGAGCTTGGATCAG